A stretch of Hydrogenothermus marinus DNA encodes these proteins:
- the flgL gene encoding flagellar hook-associated protein FlgL has product MRIPDIIFYDSFIKYNAEKENKIQEYTNQLASGKKILQPSDNVLGAVKSLRLKKINETIDSYNRNMDQVQTILDVSETSLANIINTSQEARVQIVHVLNTGVLDAEDAQVLKDYFSSVRDYIIKQANVSVGDSRIFAGVKSQLDPFDTNGNYQGETLETKVPVSKGVELNTTFDGKTYIGTIKSGLVSNPTEKLGIVKALDDITQIIDSGDLYKLHSYISDMGYSSATSQIDSAASGTQTLTITSGSSSFSVNYDNTTTLQDLVNAINTNPSNQTVEAFVFQDKDGVYRLGLVNKQDPSQSITVQDSGTFINKVGGLHHVLDNFDKGFNQALLGRSKIGLQSKIIEDLKPQNEYMKTQFSELISKFEDADYASVITELEKVKTAYQALLASFNQNKDLSLLNFLK; this is encoded by the coding sequence ATGAGAATACCAGATATAATATTTTATGATAGCTTTATAAAATATAATGCAGAAAAAGAAAATAAGATACAAGAATATACTAATCAGCTTGCTTCTGGGAAAAAAATCTTACAACCATCAGATAATGTTTTAGGTGCAGTTAAATCTTTAAGATTAAAAAAGATAAATGAGACTATTGATTCATATAATAGAAATATGGATCAAGTTCAGACAATACTGGATGTTTCTGAAACATCCTTAGCTAATATTATTAATACATCACAAGAAGCAAGGGTTCAAATTGTTCATGTATTAAATACAGGTGTTTTAGATGCAGAAGATGCACAAGTTTTAAAAGATTATTTTAGTAGTGTTAGAGATTATATAATAAAACAAGCTAACGTAAGTGTCGGAGATTCAAGAATTTTTGCAGGTGTAAAATCACAACTGGATCCTTTTGATACAAATGGTAATTATCAGGGAGAAACTTTAGAAACAAAGGTTCCTGTATCAAAAGGTGTAGAGTTAAATACTACATTTGATGGGAAAACTTACATAGGTACTATAAAATCAGGACTTGTATCAAACCCTACTGAAAAATTAGGAATAGTAAAGGCTCTTGATGACATTACACAAATAATAGATAGTGGAGATCTTTATAAATTACATAGTTATATATCAGATATGGGATATAGTTCTGCAACTTCTCAGATTGATTCTGCTGCATCTGGAACCCAAACTTTAACAATAACTTCAGGTAGTAGTAGTTTTAGTGTGAATTATGATAACACTACAACATTACAAGATTTAGTAAATGCAATAAATACAAATCCTTCAAATCAAACTGTTGAGGCTTTTGTTTTCCAAGATAAAGATGGAGTTTATAGACTTGGTTTAGTAAATAAACAAGATCCTTCACAATCAATAACTGTTCAAGATTCAGGAACATTTATTAATAAAGTAGGTGGACTGCATCATGTATTAGATAACTTTGATAAAGGATTTAATCAAGCTTTACTTGGCAGATCCAAAATAGGTTTACAATCAAAGATTATAGAAGATTTAAAACCTCAAAATGAGTATATGAAAACACAGTTTTCAGAACTTATATCAAAATTTGAGGATGCAGATTATGCATCTGTTATTACAGAGCTTGAAAAGGTTAAAACAGCATATCAAGCTCTTTTAGCTTCTTTTAATCAAAATAAAGATCTTTCTTTATTAAATTTCTTAAAGTAA
- a CDS encoding O-methyltransferase, giving the protein MFITNPEIEAYLKSLVHINDSVLEKMENLGHKLNFPIVDRLVGNLLYIITQIKKPKLIVELGSGFGYSAYWFAKGLEDGKVVLNDYKEENINLAKKFFKEGNLYEKAIFEVGDAVENAKKYNNIDILFLDHEKSRYLEAIKQLENNLSKEAIIIADNVLWHGKVIEEDKDKKTEKINEFNEYMSANFKTSILPLRDGVLIALKK; this is encoded by the coding sequence ATGTTTATAACAAATCCAGAAATAGAAGCTTATCTTAAATCTTTAGTACATATAAATGATTCTGTTTTGGAAAAAATGGAAAATCTAGGACATAAACTTAATTTCCCAATTGTTGATAGATTAGTTGGAAACCTTCTTTATATAATTACACAAATAAAAAAGCCAAAACTTATCGTAGAACTTGGTTCAGGATTTGGCTATTCTGCTTACTGGTTTGCGAAAGGACTTGAAGATGGAAAAGTAGTATTAAATGACTATAAAGAAGAAAATATAAATCTTGCAAAAAAATTTTTTAAAGAAGGCAATTTATATGAAAAAGCTATTTTTGAAGTTGGAGATGCAGTAGAAAATGCAAAGAAATATAATAATATAGATATTCTTTTTTTAGACCATGAAAAATCAAGATATTTAGAAGCTATAAAGCAATTAGAAAATAATCTCTCAAAAGAAGCTATTATTATTGCAGATAATGTTTTATGGCATGGAAAAGTTATTGAAGAAGATAAAGATAAAAAAACAGAAAAAATAAACGAATTTAATGAATATATGAGTGCAAATTTTAAAACTTCTATCTTACCTTTAAGAGATGGTGTTTTGATAGCTTTAAAAAAATAA
- a CDS encoding MBL fold metallo-hydrolase — translation MARVKHYLVNDKFDDPGLFIEVENTGDYILFDIGNIHNLDRHLLKKVNKLFITHTHMDHFIGFDYMLRNKLGKQQIVEIFGINPLAYNVYSKLQGYTWNLVEYEPQIIFKVKQLNGKMFETYNFDIKKRFAKDFEKEEQVNSDIIYENENYLVRYAVLDHKIPVMGYSFIYKDKLYLKKEKIKELPLVGKEIGEFKKFLEDENNKGKTFKIKDKEFNYEYLKEEYSYIQKGIKISYITDVIYSKENKEKIINLVKDSDYLYCESVFLDKDKEQAAKVYHLTTKQTAEIANLANVKNLVVFHFSRRYGRNKELILNEIKQFFPNVS, via the coding sequence ATGGCTAGAGTAAAGCATTATTTAGTAAATGATAAATTTGATGATCCAGGCTTATTTATTGAGGTAGAGAATACAGGTGATTATATTCTTTTTGATATAGGTAATATACATAATTTAGATAGACATTTATTAAAAAAGGTTAATAAATTATTTATTACCCATACCCATATGGATCATTTTATTGGTTTTGATTATATGCTTAGAAATAAACTTGGGAAACAACAGATAGTTGAAATATTTGGAATAAATCCTTTAGCTTATAATGTATATTCAAAACTTCAAGGATATACTTGGAATTTAGTTGAGTATGAGCCACAAATTATTTTTAAAGTAAAACAGCTAAATGGAAAAATGTTTGAAACTTATAACTTTGACATAAAAAAAAGATTTGCAAAAGATTTTGAAAAAGAGGAACAAGTTAACTCGGATATCATTTATGAAAATGAAAATTATCTTGTAAGATATGCAGTTTTAGATCATAAAATACCTGTAATGGGATACTCTTTTATTTATAAAGATAAACTTTATCTAAAAAAAGAAAAAATAAAAGAACTTCCTTTAGTTGGCAAAGAAATTGGGGAATTTAAAAAATTCCTAGAAGATGAGAATAATAAAGGGAAAACATTTAAAATAAAAGATAAAGAGTTTAATTATGAATATTTAAAAGAAGAATATAGTTATATACAAAAAGGAATAAAAATATCTTATATTACTGATGTTATTTATTCAAAAGAGAATAAAGAAAAGATAATAAATCTTGTTAAAGATTCAGATTATCTATACTGTGAGTCTGTATTTTTAGATAAAGATAAAGAACAAGCAGCAAAAGTTTATCATCTAACAACAAAACAAACTGCAGAAATAGCCAATTTAGCAAATGTAAAAAATTTAGTTGTATTTCATTTTTCAAGAAGATATGGAAGAAATAAAGAACTTATTTTAAATGAGATAAAACAGTTTTTCCCAAATGTTAGTTAG
- a CDS encoding CDGSH iron-sulfur domain-containing protein — MARLVKLTEKKPLKLEGKEEDYYICQCGLSKKYPFCDGSHKKARDEEEGKLYIYDENGRVEINP; from the coding sequence ATGGCAAGATTAGTAAAATTAACAGAGAAAAAACCTTTAAAACTTGAAGGTAAAGAGGAAGATTATTATATATGCCAGTGTGGCCTTTCTAAAAAATATCCTTTCTGTGATGGTTCCCATAAAAAAGCAAGAGATGAAGAAGAAGGGAAATTATATATTTATGATGAAAATGGTAGAGTAGAAATTAATCCATAA
- the carB gene encoding carbamoyl-phosphate synthase large subunit — protein sequence MGQKPKVIILGSGPNRIGQGVEFDYACVHCVLSLKEEGYETIMVNCNPETVSTDYDTSDKLFFEPIVFEDVLNIIQSENPIGVVVQFGGQTPLKLSVPLQNAGVNILGTSPESIDIAEDRERFRDLIINLRLKQPESGIAKSKEEAISITEKIGYPVLVRPSYVLGGRAMKLVYDTAELLEYIEEAVLVTEDKPLLIDRFLENAIELDVDAVSDGEDTLIGAVMEHIEEAGIHSGDSATCIPPYSLDDDLIIKVKEQTRKLAKALNVKGLMNVQYAVKDGEIYIIEVNPRASRTVPFVSKSIGYPLAKIASKVLIGKKLKDIVSEIFEIKEKHPASDFWDKSVKRYSIKEVVFPWNRFPEVDPLLGPEMKSTGEVMGIDEDFGLAFWKAQAGAGNILPEKGNVFISVADKDKPKILEIAKKLKDLGFNIFATKGTYKFLKENNIESTLVNKLSEERPNIVDKIKNGEVHLIINTPSGKRERSDAYFIRRAAVEHKVPYFTTVRGAYACVEAIKSYKEKGINVISLQEVKI from the coding sequence ATGGGGCAAAAGCCTAAGGTAATTATTTTAGGAAGTGGTCCAAATAGAATAGGTCAAGGTGTTGAGTTTGATTATGCTTGTGTTCATTGTGTCCTTTCTCTAAAGGAAGAAGGATATGAAACAATAATGGTAAATTGCAATCCGGAAACAGTTTCAACAGATTATGATACATCTGATAAACTTTTTTTTGAGCCTATTGTTTTTGAAGATGTATTAAATATTATCCAATCAGAAAACCCTATTGGTGTTGTTGTTCAGTTTGGGGGACAAACACCTTTAAAACTTTCTGTGCCTCTTCAAAATGCAGGAGTTAATATTTTAGGAACATCCCCTGAAAGTATTGATATAGCAGAAGACAGAGAAAGATTTAGAGATTTAATAATAAATCTTAGATTAAAACAACCAGAGAGTGGTATAGCAAAATCAAAGGAAGAAGCAATAAGTATTACAGAAAAAATAGGATACCCTGTTTTAGTTCGTCCTTCTTATGTACTTGGTGGAAGAGCTATGAAACTTGTATATGATACAGCAGAATTACTTGAATATATAGAAGAAGCAGTATTAGTTACAGAAGATAAACCTCTTTTAATAGATAGATTTTTAGAAAATGCAATAGAACTGGATGTAGATGCAGTATCTGATGGAGAAGATACCCTTATTGGGGCAGTAATGGAACATATTGAAGAAGCAGGAATCCATTCAGGAGATAGTGCAACCTGTATTCCACCTTATTCCTTAGATGATGATTTAATAATAAAAGTAAAAGAACAAACAAGAAAGCTTGCAAAAGCATTAAATGTTAAAGGCTTAATGAATGTTCAGTATGCAGTAAAAGATGGAGAAATCTATATAATTGAAGTAAATCCAAGAGCATCAAGAACAGTACCATTTGTAAGTAAATCTATTGGCTATCCTCTGGCAAAAATAGCATCAAAAGTATTAATAGGAAAAAAATTAAAAGATATAGTGTCAGAAATTTTTGAAATAAAAGAAAAACATCCTGCATCTGACTTTTGGGATAAATCTGTAAAAAGATATTCAATTAAAGAAGTTGTATTTCCTTGGAATAGATTCCCTGAAGTTGATCCTCTTCTTGGTCCTGAAATGAAATCAACAGGAGAAGTAATGGGAATAGATGAAGATTTTGGTCTTGCATTTTGGAAAGCACAAGCAGGAGCTGGCAATATCCTACCAGAAAAAGGAAATGTATTTATATCTGTAGCTGATAAAGACAAACCAAAAATATTAGAAATAGCAAAAAAACTAAAAGATTTAGGCTTTAATATCTTTGCTACAAAAGGTACATATAAATTTTTAAAAGAAAATAATATAGAATCAACCTTAGTAAACAAACTTTCAGAAGAAAGACCTAATATTGTAGATAAAATAAAAAATGGAGAAGTTCATCTAATAATAAATACACCTTCAGGAAAAAGAGAAAGATCAGATGCATATTTTATTAGAAGAGCGGCAGTAGAGCATAAAGTACCATATTTTACAACTGTTAGAGGTGCTTATGCTTGTGTAGAAGCGATAAAATCTTATAAAGAAAAAGGTATTAATGTCATTTCCTTGCAGGAGGTAAAAATTTGA
- a CDS encoding molybdopterin molybdotransferase MoeA yields the protein MIKYKEALDIVIKNTKQLGFEKVFLKDALGRILAEDIVADRDNPPADNSGMDGFAVRYEDIKGATEENPAVLEIVGEAKAGGNPPVIKKGQASYIFTGGLIPEGADTVIQKELTKVEDNKVFIFQELPKGANIRPQGGDFKKGDILIKKRKKIRSAEIGVISSVNKPTVYVYQKPRVAILTTGDEILDLAEPITSDAQIRTSNTYALYAQILETGAEPIIIGFAKDDPEDLKRKLSYAKSCDILLTTGGVSVGEYDLVKDFVCTELGVNILFWKVAQKPGKPVAFGIWGQEKEKLFFGIPGNPVACMFVYETLVKPAIKKMMGYENYYNPVITAKLKGGYKRKKADRQEFIRVAIEYKNNEFIAKPFGKQGSNILTGMVNANGFGVVNIGVNEIKEGEEIKVILFDTSFLDTKDIEI from the coding sequence TTGATTAAATATAAAGAAGCTTTAGATATAGTTATTAAAAATACAAAACAACTTGGATTTGAAAAAGTATTTTTAAAAGATGCCCTTGGAAGAATACTTGCTGAAGATATAGTAGCAGATAGAGATAATCCACCTGCAGACAATAGCGGAATGGATGGATTTGCAGTTAGATATGAAGATATTAAAGGAGCTACAGAAGAAAATCCTGCAGTTTTAGAAATAGTAGGAGAAGCAAAAGCAGGAGGAAATCCACCTGTTATAAAAAAAGGACAAGCATCTTATATATTCACAGGAGGACTTATTCCTGAAGGAGCAGATACAGTTATTCAAAAAGAACTTACAAAAGTAGAGGATAACAAAGTTTTTATATTTCAAGAACTTCCTAAAGGAGCAAATATTAGACCTCAAGGTGGAGATTTTAAAAAAGGAGATATTTTAATAAAAAAAAGGAAAAAGATAAGATCTGCAGAAATAGGAGTAATATCTTCTGTAAATAAACCTACTGTTTATGTTTATCAAAAACCGAGAGTAGCAATACTAACAACAGGTGATGAGATTTTAGATTTAGCAGAACCAATTACCTCAGATGCTCAGATAAGAACATCTAATACATATGCTTTATATGCTCAGATTTTAGAAACAGGAGCAGAACCTATCATAATAGGTTTTGCAAAAGATGATCCTGAAGATTTAAAAAGAAAGCTTTCTTATGCAAAATCATGCGATATTCTTTTAACAACAGGTGGAGTATCAGTTGGAGAGTATGATTTAGTAAAAGATTTTGTATGTACAGAGCTTGGAGTTAATATTTTATTCTGGAAAGTAGCACAAAAACCTGGAAAACCAGTTGCATTTGGAATATGGGGACAAGAAAAAGAAAAACTTTTCTTTGGAATACCGGGAAATCCAGTAGCATGTATGTTTGTTTATGAAACTCTTGTAAAACCTGCTATCAAAAAAATGATGGGATATGAAAATTATTATAATCCTGTAATTACTGCAAAACTTAAAGGTGGATATAAAAGAAAAAAAGCTGATAGACAGGAATTTATAAGAGTAGCTATTGAGTATAAGAATAATGAGTTCATAGCTAAACCTTTCGGAAAGCAAGGTTCAAACATACTTACAGGAATGGTAAATGCAAATGGCTTTGGAGTTGTTAATATTGGAGTAAATGAAATAAAAGAAGGGGAAGAAATAAAAGTAATTCTTTTTGACACTTCCTTTTTAGATACAAAAGATATTGAGATATAA